The genomic DNA AATACGTAAAGCCTTCGTAAGCTTCGCGCAGATCCGCGTGCGCATCAACCTGCAGTATGCCGAACTCCTCATTTTTTTCGGCCAGGGCGTGCAGCAGGCCCAAGGGGGTGCTATGATCACCGCCTAATACGCCAACCAGCTTATTCTGCTCCAGGTAACCTAAAGCTTTCTGCTTCAGCCACTGCAGCATCTCCTCCCCTTTTTGGGTGATCTGCTGAGGAGTTTGCTCAAAGGCTGCTCTCCCGGTTTCGGGGCTGCCGTCTTCCAGCCAGTTGATGTACTGCTCGGCCTGCTGGCGGAGCTCCTCGCTGGTCGCCTGCCACTCGCCGGAGATCTCTTCCATGGCAATCCCCAGCTTCCAGGCATCCCGGATGGAAGGTTCAAACAGGTCGATCTGCGGAGAGGCCTCTTTGATGGCCTGCGGCCCCTGTGCTGTGCCGGCGCTATAAGAAACCGTTACTTCCCAGGGTGTCGGAATGAGGACCACTTCGGCCTCCTCAATAGTAAAAGGAAGGCCAAACAGGCCGCCGTTCACATCGCCCACGCCATTGGGATCAAAACTGGCTATTTTTTGTTCTTTGCTGTTCATATCTGTTTTGCGCCGGAGCGGTTTATAGGTTAACTTCAATAGATGGTTTAAGCAGCTCCTTCACAAAGTTCGGAAGGGCAAATGCGGCCGTATGGATCGCTTCGTTATAGTATTTGAGGCCCTGCTGCTGCGAGAACCGGGCGGCCGCTTCGCGGTCGAAGTGCAACGGATGCGAGGCGCCTTTGGAGGAATACGAAAAGCTCCAGGTCCCGGTCGGGTACGTCGGGATAGCAGCCAGGTAGCAATGTACCTTGTCCTGCCCGAATATCTGCTTGTAGGTGTCGTATATCTCCGTGAATACACCACTGTTAAAGCGTGGCGATTCCGATTGCGTGATCATCAGCCCGTCCGGGGTAAGGCAGCGGTATACCTGGCGATAGAACTCGGCTGTAAACAAGCCTTCGCCCGGGCCAACCGGGTCGGCAGAATCCACAATGATCAGGTCGTAACGGCCATCGGCGCACGCGTTGATATACTTAATACCGTCTTCCACCAGCAGGTTAAGGCGCGGGTTATCAAACGAAACGGCTGTTTCGGGCAAGTGCAGCTTGCATGCCTCTATTACCAGTTCATCAATTTCCACCAGCGTTACTTCCTCCAGTTGCTCATGGCGCAGCAGCTCGCGCACCGTGCCGCCATCGCCGCCGCCAATAACCAGGGCGCGTCGGGCCTGCGGATGGCTGAACATGGGCACATGCGTGATCATCTCGTGGTAGACATACTCATCTTTCTGGGTGCACATCACCATGCCATCAAGCGTAAGCATGTTTCCGTAGGCCAGGGTTTCGTATACTTCCACACGCTGGTAAGGCGAATCTTTTTTGTAGAGCTGGTTGCCTGAGTGCTTCAGCGACAAGGCAATATTCTCGTCCCGCTCGGTAAACCATACATCGCGCGTAATGGTGCCGGCCGGCGCTCCCGGTGCCGCGGCTTCGGTCCGCAGGCTTTCCAGGTTAAACTCTTTGCGCGTGAGCAGGTCTAGTTGCCCGCGGCGGCACTCCATCGACGAGCCATGCCCCGCTTCAAAGGCCTCTTTCAGAAATTTGTAAGACACCCACGGATCTACGGAGTCGCCGCAGGTAAACAGATCGACGGCGGCATAGCCATACTCAGGCCAGGTATGTATAGCCAGGTGGCTTTCCTGGATCACGACAACGCCCGAAACTCCGTAGGGGGAAAAATGGTGAAAGGTGCTGTTAATAACGGTAGCTCCGGCCGTTTCGGCGGCAGCTACCATGCTGTTCTCAATATGAACAACGTCGTTCATGAGCTCAGGAGAGCAATCGTAAAATTCAACTAAAATGTGTCTGCCTAACGCGTTCATCCAGTGCTTTGGGGTAAGTTATAAAATTACTGAGAAGGCAAAACAACGAAAACTATGGCTATAATCAAAAGTATGGCCGGCACTTCGCTGTGCGCCGGCCTGCCGGAAATGTTTCTGACGCGGCCAAGCCGGCAAGCTTTTACGGCAGCTCTGTGGCAATGATCGCTTCCACTTTATACTCCTCCGCCATATCTCCGAACACATCAAACGTATTGTGGAAGCTCTCAAATTCTTTGAGCAACTTATACTGGGCCACGTGGTAGAGCAGGAAAAGCTCCGACTGGGTAAAGCTTGCCTTGGTAATAAAGCTGTAGTATTCTCCCTCGTCCTGCGCTTCGGAGCGGTAGCGCTGGATCAACTTGAAGAGTACGCTCAGGTTTTTGAGGTAGGGATTGAGGCTGGACTGGTAAAACTGAAAATGGTAAATAAAATACTCCTGGAAAACCCGTGAGAGGTGCTCGGGTGTTTTTTCGGCAGGCGCCATCGTGCGCACATGCTGCACAAAAGAGGACATGACCTTCTCCTGAAAAAAGACAAAGAAATTAGTGCCTGACCAGGCGCTGTTGTTGATGTCGTAGGCGGTGAGCGAGCTGATGATCTCGTCGTGCTTGCTGATGAAGCTGATAAAGAGGGTCGAAAAGTTCTGCTGCTGGTAGATGCGCTGCGTTTTATGCAACTCGATGCGCTGCAACTCGAATTCGTTTTTCTGGTAAGTCAGCGTAGCAAAGAAGAGGAACACACCGGCCAGGGCCCAAAGCGAGCCCACAATGCCGCCGATAAACTCGCCATACTCGCCAAACACATTTCCTTTGCGCTGTTCCGGCTCCAGGTATAGCTCGTGCAGGAGGTTGAATTTGATGGTGCCCCAAACAAGGACGATGGTGCCGGCAATGATGAGCAGGTAGCCGGTAAGCTCATAAGCACTAAGCTTTAATTTTGGTGCGGACATGCGCAGAAGTATAGCCGTATAAATTGTCAGCCATACTTACTGCATTTGGCCTTACTCGGTTTCCAGCATCGGGTTATTTTCGGTGCCGAACGAGCGGATGATATCGAGAATTTTAAGCAGCGTAGACGTATCGAAAAAGAGCAGCAGCGGTAATTCCACACTCTTGAAATTATGCGTGAACTGGGTAATGACTGTGAACACCAGCGGCTGGAAAAGCGGGTGTTGCACCAGAATATCCTTTAATGAGTCGGCAATGTGGCTTTTTGGCAGCCGGGGAGGTGAGCCGTAGATATCGGCTTTCAGGATGTTGGCCAGCTGCGTGACCAGCGCCCCGGTTATGATGTTACTGATCTCGAGCAGCAGCGATTCCTGCATCACCGAGAGCTCTCCTTTCTGCACGTCGATCATACTCAGGCATACTTCCGAAAGGCGTACGATATGATCGTCGGAAAAAAGCATGAGGGTGGCGCCGTTAAAATCGCCTTTGATGTCGGAGAGAATGATCGTATGGGTATCCTCATAGCGGGATACCAGCTGCAACAGGTCCTTTACCTCTATCAGCTGAATATCCGGAACTTTGAGCAGCACTTTATCCCGGGCCACCACTGCAAAGGAATCTGCTGCACGAGCAAGCCCGATATTGAGTATTTCTTTGATGATATCGCGCTCTAACTCTGAAATCTGAGGTTCCACCATACTTAGTAAATTCTTAGTTCCCTTAACCATCGACGCACTCTTTACCTTCTGTTTATAAAAAATCGCGTGATTGCCGGTACATCCAGTACCAGGCAAACCTTTCCGGTGCCAAGCAATGTAACGCCTCCATAGAGGTCAATGTTTTCAAGTGGTTTGCTCAGGGGCTTCACCACTATATCTTGCTGGCGGTATAATTTATCTACAATCAGCCCTAACTTCCGGTTGTTGTACGCCACCACAATGATGTTCTGTACATTTCCTTTCAGCCGGGATTTGTCACCAAGTTTCATATTGGCCTCATCGGCATTTAAAAGCTCGTGCAGGTAAACTACCGTCACGGTCTCTCCTTTGATATCGGCTACCAGCATATCGCCCACTTCGTGCAGCTCATCGATGTCCATGGCCACCACCTGGTCGGTATGGATCAGTGGAATGCCGAAGAAGATACTGTCCACTTCAAAGAGCAGGGCGCCTTTTACCGCAATAGAAGTCGGCAGGCGCATGGTAAAGGTTGTTCCCTTGTTTCTTTTGGAGTCCACCTGCAGGCGGCCGCCAATCGAATCGATCGCATTCTTCACCACATCTAGCCCTACGCCCCTGCCCGAGAATTCGGTTACTTCGCGGGCCATGGAGAAGCCGGGCTCAAACAAGAACGAGAGCACCTCCGACTCCGACAAGTTGCTGGCAACATCCGCTGACACCAGGTGCCGCTCTACCGCTGCGCGTTTTACCTGTTTCAGGTCAATGCCTTTGCCATCGTCTGTCAGCGTAATCACCACATTCTCGCGGTCGCTGCGGGCGGTAAGCGTCAGGTTACCCGTTCCGGGCTTGTTGTTTTTTTCCCGCTCGGCCGGTGCTTCAATCCCATGGGTAATGGCATTGCGCACCAGGTGCAGCAACGAGTCGGTAATGATCTGTAGAATGTTCCGGTCGATCTGGATGTCCTGACCTGTCAGCTCCAGGTTTACCTTCTTTTTCTCAGCTACAGCAATATCGCGCACCACACGCGGAAATTTGTTAAAGAGCGTGCCTATACTTACCAGGCGGGCATCCATCACGCTATACTGCAGCTCGTCGGTAATGCGGTAAAGGTGCGAACTAACGGTCTTTAACTCATCATTTTCTGTTTCGCGACTAATCGAAAGGATGCGGTCGCGGTCGATCATCAGCTCGCCCACCAGGTTCATCAGGTGATCTAGCTTCTTGATCTGAATGTAGATCAGGTCAGAGAGCGACAGGTTCTTGGAAGTATGATACTTCTGTACCTTGGCCAGTTCAATGGTGCTGTCTGATAGACTGTCTACAATAATATCCAGGTTGCGCAACAGCACCGGATCGGGTTCTCTGGCGGACTCATTGTCGATGTTGGTGATCAGCTCACCCAGCATGTCAATGCCGTCAAAAAGTACCGTTACCACCTCGTCGCTAAAGCTGAGCTCCTTGTTGCGGATCAGGCTAAAGGCCGTTTCGAGCTTGTGCGACACATCCGAGATCTGCAGGTAGCCGATGGCTTTTGCATTCGCCTTCAGGTTATGCAGCAAACGGAAGATCTCCGCCAGGGTCTGATCGTCCTGTGGCTGTTTCTCCAGTACGCTGATATGCCTGTTCAGCGCATCGTAATATTCGAGCGCTTCAGCGATAAATATCTCTTTGTATTCCTGTTCTCTCGATTTCATACGGCGGTGCCAGTGGCACTAACTACGTCCTGCCGGGCTGATAACCGGTTTAAGTAATGCGGAATATCAGCTAAAGGCAGTACCTGATTGGTAAATCCACTGTCGATGGCGGATTTAGCCATCCCGAAAATCAGGGATGTTTCTTCGTCCTGGGCGATCACGAGCCCGCCCCTGCTCTGGATGTGGCCTGCGCCTTTGGTGCCATCTTTTCCCATGCCGGTAAGGATGACGCCAATTACCTGTTTTACCTCGCTTTCAGCAACCGACTGCATCAGCAGGTCTATACTTGGCTGATCGAAAGAGTCCGAAGGCTCCGTGGAAAAACCAACTTTTAGATTGGCCTTATTGCCCATTACAGGGACTACCACTATGTCTTTGCCTCCTGGCGCCACGATGATCTTGCCTTGTTTGAGCAGGAGTCCTTCGCGGCCTTCCTCCACTTTCAGCTTCGTGAGCTCCCGTAAACGGGCAGCAAACGATTCGGTAAAGCTCTTCGGCAAATGCACCACTATCACCACGGCCGCCTGTAGCATGGGCGATAACTGCTTTACAATCGTTTCAAGAGCCTGCGTGCCCCCGGTAGAGGCTCCGATCACAATGACCGTTTCCGGTGCGCCCTTCAGGCGCTTTGCAGGAATCAAGGGTAAAAAGGACAATTCCTGCTGCAATTGCGCCAGGCGCTCTTTCGAGTCCCAATGCGGCGTATGCCGCACTGCCCGTACTTTTGAAATAACTTCCGAAGCAATGCCGCGGTAGTTAGTATAGTATGCGGGACCCGGTTTCAGCACGATGGCATATACGCCCAGTTCTGTAGCCTGTTTTACCAGCTCCAGCGACAGCTTTTCTTTTGCTATCAGCAGGATCACCGGTGTGGGCTTTTCACTAAAAATGCGCTTCAGCACCAAAAAATCCCGGTTGTCGGGCAGCATGTTATCCAGTACCACCACATCCGGCTGCTGGCTGTGTAAGGCAGCCAGCAACTCATCGGCCCCTGCTGCCTGGCCCTTCACACCCATATCCTGCTCGGCGCTGATGATATCGTCGAGCACCAGCCGGTGGTAACCGGATGAAACAGCAATAATTACTTTGATCTTCTCCTGCACGCTTCTTCTCTCCAAAAGGGGTAAAAATTACTGCCTGAGACGGAAATTTATTTAAGCCTGCGGTGTTTCAGCAAGTACTTTGCTCACTACCTCCAGCACTTTCTCTTCCGAAAAAGGTTTTACAATGTAAGAGAGGGCGCCATATTCCATCGCTTCGTTCACGATCACCTCCTGGCCTACTGCGCTTACAATGATCACTTTCATGTCCGGCTGGTCTGCCTTTATGCCTTTCAGCACATCCAGGCCGGTATTATCGGGCAAGATCACATCCAGCGTGATCAGGTCCGGCTGAGTCGACTTGGCCAGTTCAAGGGCTGTCTGCCCGTTCGGGGCCTCCCCAACTACTTCGTAGCCGGCATCCGTCAACATGTTCTTCAACATGGTGCGCATGTAGAAGGAGTCATCAACGATCAAGATTCTTTTCATACTATAAGGTATAATTTCTGTTGGTTAGCTGCCTAAGCAGTAAGCTGTAGCACTTCGTCATTGGTCAGGATCCGGAGCATGTCCAGTACAATGATCAGCCGGTTATCTACCTTCGCAATGCCTTCGATGTAGTTTTCGTGTATGCCGATGTCCTGCAGAAACGAAGGTGCTTTATCTATTTTAGACATCGGCAGGTTCAACGACTGCGGCACTTCCCGCACCATCACCCCGATCTTGTAATCCCTGGCCTCAATGACGAGGGTATAAGATAAATTAGGATTTACGTCTTCCGGCATTGGCGCCGGGCGGATACCAAAACGGTCCTCCAGGCTCATGATGGCAATAATATCACCCCGGATATTGGCTACTCCTTTTACAAAATCAGGTGTGCGCGGCATACGGGTAATGCCGGGGGTTACGGTTACTTCCCGCACCTGCTCGATCTTAATGCCATACTCCTCGGCGCCCAATTTAAATACGATCAGGTGCACCATCACTTCCATGGCAGGCTGCCTCTCTGAGGCTGCATCGCCTGGATTATCGGCAGGAGTGGCATTCGCAGCAGTATCTACTGCTGCGTCCTCCTCTTTATTTCCGTGCTTTACCATTATTTATTCTTTCCTTCTCCCGCTGCCCGGGTGCCTTTATCCCGTGAACCTGTCGCCATTCTGCTGTTACCGGTCGAGGTCTTCAGCATTTTCTGTGTCGTAGGAATAGAGGTTAGGCGGCGGTTCTTACCGTTGTTAAAGATCAGGTTTCCATCAATCAGCTTGAAGGCCGAGATACTGATCTGCAGATCGGCTGCAATATCGTTCAGGTTCTGAGAAGACGAGGTGAGTTCCTGCATCGAAGCGGAGAGCTGCTTGGCTGTGCTGGCCACCTGCTGCGTACCAGATGCGGTCTGCTCAGCAATGGCTACCACTTCTTCCACATACTTCACCACATCCCCGATAGAGGTTTTCTGTACTTCGGTTGCCGTT from Pontibacter liquoris includes the following:
- a CDS encoding agmatinase family protein — its product is MNSKEQKIASFDPNGVGDVNGGLFGLPFTIEEAEVVLIPTPWEVTVSYSAGTAQGPQAIKEASPQIDLFEPSIRDAWKLGIAMEEISGEWQATSEELRQQAEQYINWLEDGSPETGRAAFEQTPQQITQKGEEMLQWLKQKALGYLEQNKLVGVLGGDHSTPLGLLHALAEKNEEFGILQVDAHADLREAYEGFTYSHASIMYNALKLPQVKKLVQVGIRDLCQAEAELAEQSNGRVTIFYDATLKENMYAGDSWKKECKKIIAQLPPKVYISFDIDGLDPKLCPATGTPVPGGLEFEQAVYLIKQLVKSGREIIGFDLCEVAPGDSEWNGNVGARLLYKLCNWAAVSQKRLEAQL
- the speE gene encoding polyamine aminopropyltransferase, which encodes MNALGRHILVEFYDCSPELMNDVVHIENSMVAAAETAGATVINSTFHHFSPYGVSGVVVIQESHLAIHTWPEYGYAAVDLFTCGDSVDPWVSYKFLKEAFEAGHGSSMECRRGQLDLLTRKEFNLESLRTEAAAPGAPAGTITRDVWFTERDENIALSLKHSGNQLYKKDSPYQRVEVYETLAYGNMLTLDGMVMCTQKDEYVYHEMITHVPMFSHPQARRALVIGGGDGGTVRELLRHEQLEEVTLVEIDELVIEACKLHLPETAVSFDNPRLNLLVEDGIKYINACADGRYDLIIVDSADPVGPGEGLFTAEFYRQVYRCLTPDGLMITQSESPRFNSGVFTEIYDTYKQIFGQDKVHCYLAAIPTYPTGTWSFSYSSKGASHPLHFDREAAARFSQQQGLKYYNEAIHTAAFALPNFVKELLKPSIEVNL
- a CDS encoding putative phage abortive infection protein — protein: MSAPKLKLSAYELTGYLLIIAGTIVLVWGTIKFNLLHELYLEPEQRKGNVFGEYGEFIGGIVGSLWALAGVFLFFATLTYQKNEFELQRIELHKTQRIYQQQNFSTLFISFISKHDEIISSLTAYDINNSAWSGTNFFVFFQEKVMSSFVQHVRTMAPAEKTPEHLSRVFQEYFIYHFQFYQSSLNPYLKNLSVLFKLIQRYRSEAQDEGEYYSFITKASFTQSELFLLYHVAQYKLLKEFESFHNTFDVFGDMAEEYKVEAIIATELP
- a CDS encoding chemotaxis protein CheC, whose protein sequence is MVEPQISELERDIIKEILNIGLARAADSFAVVARDKVLLKVPDIQLIEVKDLLQLVSRYEDTHTIILSDIKGDFNGATLMLFSDDHIVRLSEVCLSMIDVQKGELSVMQESLLLEISNIITGALVTQLANILKADIYGSPPRLPKSHIADSLKDILVQHPLFQPLVFTVITQFTHNFKSVELPLLLFFDTSTLLKILDIIRSFGTENNPMLETE
- a CDS encoding chemotaxis protein CheA — encoded protein: MKSREQEYKEIFIAEALEYYDALNRHISVLEKQPQDDQTLAEIFRLLHNLKANAKAIGYLQISDVSHKLETAFSLIRNKELSFSDEVVTVLFDGIDMLGELITNIDNESAREPDPVLLRNLDIIVDSLSDSTIELAKVQKYHTSKNLSLSDLIYIQIKKLDHLMNLVGELMIDRDRILSISRETENDELKTVSSHLYRITDELQYSVMDARLVSIGTLFNKFPRVVRDIAVAEKKKVNLELTGQDIQIDRNILQIITDSLLHLVRNAITHGIEAPAEREKNNKPGTGNLTLTARSDRENVVITLTDDGKGIDLKQVKRAAVERHLVSADVASNLSESEVLSFLFEPGFSMAREVTEFSGRGVGLDVVKNAIDSIGGRLQVDSKRNKGTTFTMRLPTSIAVKGALLFEVDSIFFGIPLIHTDQVVAMDIDELHEVGDMLVADIKGETVTVVYLHELLNADEANMKLGDKSRLKGNVQNIIVVAYNNRKLGLIVDKLYRQQDIVVKPLSKPLENIDLYGGVTLLGTGKVCLVLDVPAITRFFINRR
- a CDS encoding chemotaxis protein CheB gives rise to the protein MERRSVQEKIKVIIAVSSGYHRLVLDDIISAEQDMGVKGQAAGADELLAALHSQQPDVVVLDNMLPDNRDFLVLKRIFSEKPTPVILLIAKEKLSLELVKQATELGVYAIVLKPGPAYYTNYRGIASEVISKVRAVRHTPHWDSKERLAQLQQELSFLPLIPAKRLKGAPETVIVIGASTGGTQALETIVKQLSPMLQAAVVIVVHLPKSFTESFAARLRELTKLKVEEGREGLLLKQGKIIVAPGGKDIVVVPVMGNKANLKVGFSTEPSDSFDQPSIDLLMQSVAESEVKQVIGVILTGMGKDGTKGAGHIQSRGGLVIAQDEETSLIFGMAKSAIDSGFTNQVLPLADIPHYLNRLSARQDVVSATGTAV
- a CDS encoding response regulator gives rise to the protein MKRILIVDDSFYMRTMLKNMLTDAGYEVVGEAPNGQTALELAKSTQPDLITLDVILPDNTGLDVLKGIKADQPDMKVIIVSAVGQEVIVNEAMEYGALSYIVKPFSEEKVLEVVSKVLAETPQA
- a CDS encoding chemotaxis protein CheW, producing the protein MVKHGNKEEDAAVDTAANATPADNPGDAASERQPAMEVMVHLIVFKLGAEEYGIKIEQVREVTVTPGITRMPRTPDFVKGVANIRGDIIAIMSLEDRFGIRPAPMPEDVNPNLSYTLVIEARDYKIGVMVREVPQSLNLPMSKIDKAPSFLQDIGIHENYIEGIAKVDNRLIIVLDMLRILTNDEVLQLTA